The genome window AGACCGCGCAGGTTCGAGCGGCGTTTGCTCTCGTCATTGACCAGCTGCGAAAACTCGGCGAACGTCTTGGGATCGTTGTTTCTCGTCGCGTGCTGTAACTTGTAGATGGTGTCCGGATTCCAGTTGTGGTGTTCGCCCTGGATCCGATAGTGAATCTCGCCACCGAAATCTAACTGTCGGATCGGCACCGGTTCGTAGGCCACGCGATGGCGACGTAACGTTTCTTCCCCGATCTCCCGAATGCCGATACCCTCGATCCGCGACGGCGTGCCGGTGAAGTATCGGTCGATCAGTTCATGATTGAGGCCGATCGCCTCGAAGATCTGCGCGCCGCAGTAGGACTGCACCGTGGAGATACCCATCTTCGAGAAAATCTTGAGCAAGCCTTTGTTAATGGCTTTGATGAACTTGCCTTCGGCGGTCGCCGCGTCCAAGCCTTCCGGGAAGTATCCGTCGCGTTCCAAATCCACCAGCGATTCGAAGACAAGATATGGATTCACGGTCCCGGCTCCGAAGCCGATCAGGCAAGCGAAATGGTGCACGTCGCGCGGCTCGCCGGTTTCCACCGTCAGGCCGACCTCTGTTCTCGTGCATTCCCGCACCAGATGGTGATGGACCGCCGCCACACCGAGGAGACTCGGGATCGGCGCCCATTCCGCATTCACGCCGCGGTCGCTGAGGATCAGGAACTTGTATCCCTCACGGATCGCCTGCGACGCCTGCCGGCAGAGATCGTCCACCGCCGCCCCCAGTCCTTCCGGACCTTCGGCCACGCGGAACAACATCTTCAACGTCTTGCTCTTGAAATGCGGATCGGCAATCTCGCGGATCTTGTGCAGATCGGCATTCGTCAAAATCGGCTGTTTCACCCGGATACGGCGGGCCGATTCCGGATGCTCGTCCATCAGATTGGGCTTGGGGCCGATGCTGGTGGTGAGCGACATCACGAGTTCTTCGCGGATCGGATCGATCGGCGGATTCGTGACCTGCGCAAAGAGTTGCTTGAAGTATTTGAAGAGCAGCTGCGGCCGTTCAGACAACACCGCAAGCGGCGTGTCCGTGCCCATCGAGGAGATGGCTTCCTGCCCCTCCACCACCATCGGGGTGATGACCATCTTCAGTTCTTCGATGGTGTACCCGAACGCCTGTTGACGCTGCCGAATCGTGGGATGGTCAGGCTGCGGCACGTTGATCGGATCGGGTAACTCATCCAGGGAAATGCGATGCTCGGTGACCCAGGACCGATACGGCTTGCGACGAACGATATCGGCTTTGACTTCCTCGTCGTCGATGATGCGGCCCTGCTCGGTATCGACCAGGAACATGCGGCCCGGCATCAAACGGCCCTTTTGACGGATGCGCTGCGGGTCCATCGGCAAGACACCGGCTTCAGAAGCCAACACGACCAATCCATCGGTCGTCACTTGATACCGGCATGGGCGCAACCCGTTCCGGTCCAATGTGGCACCGATCAGTTTGCCGTCGGTGAAACAGACAGCCGCGGGGCCATCCCAGGGTTCCTGCATCGCGGCGTGGTACTCATAGAACCCACGGCGATCCAGATCCATCTGCGGATTGGCGACCCACGGTTCCGGGATCAACATCATCATCGCGTGCGGCAGTGATCGGCCGCCGAGCACCAGAAATTCCAAGGCGTTATCCAGGCTGGCCGAGTCGCTCTGATTCTCGTAGACGATCGGGAAGAGCTTTTTCATGTCCTCGCCGAACAGCTCGGAATTCAGCCGCCCCTGCCGCGCGCGCATCCAATTGACATTGCCCTTCAACGTGTTGATCTCGCCATTGTGGCAAATGTAGCGATAGGGATGAGCCAGCGGCCAGGTGGGAAACGTATTCGTGCTGAAGCGGGAGTGGACGAGGGCCATGGCGCTCGTCAGGCTGCTGTCGGTGAGATCCTGATAATACTGCGGGATCTGGTGCGGGAGCAGGAGCCCTTTGAACACGATGGTGCTGCTGGACAAACTCGGGATATAAAAATAGTCGCGGCCTTCAATGGCGGATTCGCGCACCGCCCGCTCCGCGCACTTGCGGATGACGTACAAGCGCCGCTCGAATTCCTCATCCGTGAAAATACCGCGAGCGATAAAGACCTGCCGCATGAACGGCTCAGTGCTGCGCGCAACCGGTCCGATGGCATCGCTCTTGACCGGCACATCGCGCCAGCCCAGCAGCTTCGCGCCCGCGTCCTTGATCACCCGAGTGAACACCGTCTCGCACTGCGCGCGGGCATCGGCATCGGGTGGCAAAAACACCATGCCGACGCCATACTCTCCCGCTCCGGGCAACTTGATCCCGCTGTCCTTTGCGGCACGCTTGAAGAACTCATGCGGGACTTGAAGCAGGATGCCTGCGCCGTCTCCGGTACAGGGATCGCACCCCTGCGCGCCGCGGTGGGTCAGGCTTTCTAAAACCTGAAGTCCCTGCTCCACGATCCGATGCGAGCGTTGGCCCTTGATATCGACGACAAATCCGACTCCGCACGAGTCTTTCTCGTGCTGCGGATCATAAAGCCCTTGTTTGGGAGGAAGCCCTGGTACATTCATGGCACGTATTCTCGTCTAGAGGCAGGCAATGAACCGGGGAACAGACTCCCCTCTCGGGGACATTGAAGCTGTCGCACGACCACGGTGACTGCTACCATTCAGTTGGGGAAATCAGCGAAGGGTCACCTTACTGGATGGGCCGTTATACTGTCAAGAGAACGGCGACGCAAACCGAAGCACAAACCCGCCGACCAGCGCTTGACTTAGTGGAGTTTCCTGCCCTACTATCCGCCCCATGTCGAACGGACCGTCCACTCTCACACTCCACAGCATGGCCGATGTCTGGGACGTGTATCGTGAAGAGCTCGAGGGGGTCGAGGAACAGATCCGGAAAAATCTCGACTCCAGCGTAGACCTGGTCAATACGGTCGCCGCCCACATCTTGAACAGTGGCGGTAAACGCGTCCGTCCCCTCTTTGTTCTCCTGAGCGCCCATCTCTGCGGATACGCCGGCCAGGACCACCAAGCCCTCGGCAGTCTCGTTGAATTTATCCATACCGCCACCCTGCTGCACGATGACGTCGTGGACGACGCCGATCTGCGACGGGGCCGCCGTACCGCGAGTAAAGTCTGGGGCAATCAAATCAGCATCCTCGTGGGTGATTATCTCTATTCCCGGGCCATCTGCCAGATCGTCGACTTCCGCAATCAAGGGATCAACGAAGCGCTCTCGGAAGCCTGCCGAAAGATGGCCGAAGGCGAAGTCCTTCAACTGTATTACAACGGCAATCCGCTGATGCCGGAACCGGAGTATCTCCGCATCATCGAGCATAAAACCGCCGGATTGATTGCGGCCTCCTGCAAAATCGGCGCGATCGTCGGCGGAGCGACGGAGGAATTACAGGAGGCGCTGTTCCGCTTCGGACAGCGGCTGGGCATTGCGTTCCAACTGGCGGACGACACACTGGACTACACCGCCAACGGCGAACATCTGGGCAAAACGCTCGGGCAGGACCTTCGGCAAGGCAAAGCGACGCTGCCGCTGTTGCATCTCTTGCAACATTGCTCGGAACCGGACCGGCAGTTGATCAAAGATCGCATGGAAACCAGGACCTTGACTGATGAGGAACTGCGCCGTATCGTCGCCTTGATGCAGGAGTATGGGTCCATCGCCTACGCCATGGAACGGGCGCACGCGTTTGTCACCGCCGCCAAACGGGATCTCGACCTGTTCCACGACAACACCGCCAAACGCGCCCTGTCCATCGCCGCCGACTATATGGTGACTCGCGACCGCTGAGTTGCCGCCGTCCGGCTTCACAACGCCCACGCTCTGCTGACCGTGTGAATTCGTTCCGTGACGGTTGTATTTCGCCGCCGGATGAACCCATAAAAAATGGCAAGTCCCTACCCACTACGGTTATATGACGCTCGAAGACTCACACGCTTGCACAGCAACCGCCGCAGGCTGTTCGGAAAGGCTGTCCGTCAACTTTCCGCCGGCGGCTTTTCCCGACAGCCCGCATGCCACACCGTACCCATAGAGAAAAAAGGATAGAACCGCATGGCACACGTCATCCCCTTTCACGGCACCCTCTATAATCCCACGACGATCGGCGACGTCAAGCAGGTGGTCGCACCGCCTTACGACATTATCGACAGCACGCTGCAAAAGACGTTGCACGACCGCCACCCGAACAATGTCATCCGCCTGGAACTCGGCTACGAACAAGCGGGCGACATGCCTGGCAACAATAAGTACACCCGCGCCACGGCTGCCCTTACCGACTGGCTGAAGACCGGGGCCCTCCGCAAGGACTCCCAGCCGGCAGTCTACTACCACACCATCGAATACCGGCCGCCCTACTCTGCACCCGGCACACCGACCAAGGTCTTCAAAGGATTCCTGTCGACGGTGGAGCTTGAAGAATTCGGTTCGGGCAAGATCTATCCGCACGAGAACACCCGCGCGGCGGCGAAAACCGACCGGCTCAATCTCCTCGAAGCCTGCCGCGCCAATTTCAGCGCCATCATTTCGCTGTATTCGGACCCCCAGAACGAGGTCCTCACCTTGCTCGAACAGTCGATCGCTACGGAGAA of Nitrospiraceae bacterium contains these proteins:
- the gltB gene encoding glutamate synthase large subunit; its protein translation is MNVPGLPPKQGLYDPQHEKDSCGVGFVVDIKGQRSHRIVEQGLQVLESLTHRGAQGCDPCTGDGAGILLQVPHEFFKRAAKDSGIKLPGAGEYGVGMVFLPPDADARAQCETVFTRVIKDAGAKLLGWRDVPVKSDAIGPVARSTEPFMRQVFIARGIFTDEEFERRLYVIRKCAERAVRESAIEGRDYFYIPSLSSSTIVFKGLLLPHQIPQYYQDLTDSSLTSAMALVHSRFSTNTFPTWPLAHPYRYICHNGEINTLKGNVNWMRARQGRLNSELFGEDMKKLFPIVYENQSDSASLDNALEFLVLGGRSLPHAMMMLIPEPWVANPQMDLDRRGFYEYHAAMQEPWDGPAAVCFTDGKLIGATLDRNGLRPCRYQVTTDGLVVLASEAGVLPMDPQRIRQKGRLMPGRMFLVDTEQGRIIDDEEVKADIVRRKPYRSWVTEHRISLDELPDPINVPQPDHPTIRQRQQAFGYTIEELKMVITPMVVEGQEAISSMGTDTPLAVLSERPQLLFKYFKQLFAQVTNPPIDPIREELVMSLTTSIGPKPNLMDEHPESARRIRVKQPILTNADLHKIREIADPHFKSKTLKMLFRVAEGPEGLGAAVDDLCRQASQAIREGYKFLILSDRGVNAEWAPIPSLLGVAAVHHHLVRECTRTEVGLTVETGEPRDVHHFACLIGFGAGTVNPYLVFESLVDLERDGYFPEGLDAATAEGKFIKAINKGLLKIFSKMGISTVQSYCGAQIFEAIGLNHELIDRYFTGTPSRIEGIGIREIGEETLRRHRVAYEPVPIRQLDFGGEIHYRIQGEHHNWNPDTIYKLQHATRNNDPKTFAEFSQLVNDESKRRSNLRGLLEFKFLPEPIALEEVEPAKDIVKRFTTGAMSFGSISKEAHETLAIAMNRLGAKSNTGEGGEDPERFEPLPNGDSRNSYIKQVASARFGVTSHYLVNAKELQIKMAQGAKPGEGGQLPGHKVDENIARLRYSTPGVQLISPPPHHDIYSIEDLAQLIFDLKNANADAAVSVKLVSEVGVGTVAAGVAKAHADKVLISGDSGGTGASPLSSIKYAGVPWELGLAETHQTLVLNDLRGRIRVETDGQMKTGRDVAIAALLGAEEYGFATAPLIIEGCIMMRKCHLNTCPVGIATQDPVLRKKFTGQPEHVVNFFFFIAEELRQIMAKLGFRTINEMVGRVDKLKIHKAVEHWKAKGLDLAPLLKMPEVGPEVPRYCVQKQDHGIAEILDRTLIEQCAPAIDRGQKVTLELPIRNLNRTVGTMLSSQVSKKYGQDGLPADTITIKFNGSAGQSFGAFLSRGITLILEGESNDYIGKGLSGGKIIVFPPKNAIYTPEETILVGNTSLYGGTQGEAYFYGMAGERFAVRNSGVRAVVEGTGDHGCEYMTGGVVAVLGRTGRNFAAGMSGGVAFVLNELDKFQSRCNLGMVELEPVVSDEDKRLLHDMITSHFLYTGSRNAKRILDGWEAMLPKFVKVMPIDYKRVLAERKAAAAKVQK
- a CDS encoding polyprenyl synthetase family protein — encoded protein: MSNGPSTLTLHSMADVWDVYREELEGVEEQIRKNLDSSVDLVNTVAAHILNSGGKRVRPLFVLLSAHLCGYAGQDHQALGSLVEFIHTATLLHDDVVDDADLRRGRRTASKVWGNQISILVGDYLYSRAICQIVDFRNQGINEALSEACRKMAEGEVLQLYYNGNPLMPEPEYLRIIEHKTAGLIAASCKIGAIVGGATEELQEALFRFGQRLGIAFQLADDTLDYTANGEHLGKTLGQDLRQGKATLPLLHLLQHCSEPDRQLIKDRMETRTLTDEELRRIVALMQEYGSIAYAMERAHAFVTAAKRDLDLFHDNTAKRALSIAADYMVTRDR
- a CDS encoding DUF1015 domain-containing protein — its product is MAHVIPFHGTLYNPTTIGDVKQVVAPPYDIIDSTLQKTLHDRHPNNVIRLELGYEQAGDMPGNNKYTRATAALTDWLKTGALRKDSQPAVYYHTIEYRPPYSAPGTPTKVFKGFLSTVELEEFGSGKIYPHENTRAAAKTDRLNLLEACRANFSAIISLYSDPQNEVLTLLEQSIATEKPRIDFQDDEGFRQQLWSVTDAKVLAKVVQIMHTKQLFIADGHHRYETALNYRKSRRQQAGAATSPQPYDNVLMLFASLEDKGLTVLPTHRVLTTPVPATKDLLGKFDPVFEVTALPFQAGNESQVRAQFIDRLRSQGQSVPMFGLALKNDSNYYLLT